The following coding sequences are from one Gemmatimonadota bacterium window:
- a CDS encoding peptide-binding protein has product MLRTMGTAAKTAAICLLATQIACGGGETTEDPWNKVQAILSESRDTVVLDGTEKAALKYAGADEPRYGDWMVRHALSDPENFNPYTSSDQGATQVHAYVFESLLEPEYDPPYAQRGFIASDYPTVSDDKLTYTFRLRENVQFSDGVHLTADDVLFSMKVIQTPTVRAPHLRNYYSSIRDVKKLGEYEISFECREPYILNDLFLGGFDILPRHFYDPDGLLDPVPIGSLIDGSWEAGEHADRVRQFGERFNQDFNRRMMGSGAYYVADWEDDVVTGQRVVLTRNENYWGRDAEGIPAAGHVDKVVFKVINNQDAAFIELTNGNLDLHSMKPLEFKEKSWSPGFVDRFMKGIQYAGGYTYIGWNNEHPIFRDRRVRQAMTHLTDRESMVRNLLFGLAETVESPIHKFRPEYNHDLQPYTFDPDRALALLNEAGWSDTDNDGILDSEIDGVRTPFRFEFLVNSGNQLRKDIALTLQSALEDLGIDCQVRELDWSIFLERVKNKDFAAVTLGWTGGTGLRFPPDAFQIWHSSQIEGNGSNFVSFRNAESDGILEVYRTEFDMDRRIELYRRFQEILHEEQPYTFLWKSRVASAYSRRFHGVNWYPAGAVNQEWWVEPADRMYQ; this is encoded by the coding sequence ATGCTTAGGACCATGGGTACTGCGGCAAAGACCGCTGCCATTTGTCTGCTGGCCACCCAGATCGCCTGCGGCGGCGGCGAAACGACGGAAGATCCCTGGAACAAAGTACAGGCGATCCTGTCCGAATCGAGGGATACGGTCGTACTGGATGGGACGGAGAAGGCGGCACTGAAGTACGCGGGGGCAGACGAACCCCGGTACGGAGACTGGATGGTGCGCCACGCGCTGTCCGATCCCGAGAACTTCAACCCTTACACGTCGAGCGACCAGGGCGCTACCCAGGTTCACGCCTACGTCTTCGAGTCGCTGTTGGAGCCGGAATACGATCCGCCCTACGCGCAACGGGGTTTCATCGCGTCGGACTATCCAACCGTATCGGACGACAAGCTGACCTATACCTTCCGTCTTCGCGAGAACGTCCAATTCTCGGACGGCGTTCACCTGACGGCGGACGACGTGCTCTTCAGCATGAAGGTCATCCAGACGCCCACGGTACGGGCGCCTCACTTGAGAAACTACTATTCCTCCATTCGGGACGTTAAAAAACTCGGGGAATACGAGATCAGTTTCGAGTGCCGGGAACCCTACATCCTGAACGATCTCTTTCTCGGCGGCTTCGATATCCTCCCGCGGCACTTCTACGATCCGGACGGACTGCTCGATCCGGTGCCCATCGGCAGCCTCATCGACGGCAGTTGGGAAGCGGGGGAACACGCGGACCGGGTACGGCAGTTCGGTGAACGGTTCAACCAGGATTTCAACCGGCGCATGATGGGAAGCGGGGCCTATTACGTGGCGGACTGGGAGGACGACGTGGTCACAGGACAGCGGGTCGTGCTCACCCGCAACGAGAACTACTGGGGCCGGGACGCGGAAGGAATCCCCGCCGCCGGACACGTGGACAAGGTCGTTTTCAAGGTTATCAACAACCAGGACGCCGCCTTTATCGAACTGACCAACGGCAACCTCGATCTTCACAGTATGAAACCCCTCGAGTTCAAGGAGAAGAGCTGGTCTCCCGGCTTCGTCGACCGGTTCATGAAAGGTATACAGTACGCGGGCGGGTACACGTATATCGGGTGGAACAACGAACACCCCATTTTCCGGGACCGGAGGGTCCGGCAGGCGATGACCCACCTCACCGACCGTGAGTCCATGGTGCGGAACCTCCTTTTCGGACTTGCGGAGACGGTCGAAAGTCCCATTCACAAGTTCCGGCCCGAGTACAACCATGACCTGCAGCCCTACACCTTCGATCCGGACCGGGCCCTGGCCCTGTTGAACGAAGCGGGATGGTCGGATACGGACAACGACGGGATTCTCGACAGCGAGATCGACGGCGTGCGAACCCCCTTCCGGTTCGAGTTTCTCGTCAACTCGGGCAATCAGCTCAGGAAGGACATTGCGCTGACGCTGCAGAGCGCCCTGGAGGACCTCGGCATCGACTGCCAGGTCCGCGAACTGGACTGGTCCATTTTCCTGGAACGCGTGAAGAACAAGGATTTCGCGGCCGTAACCCTCGGCTGGACCGGCGGTACGGGCCTGCGTTTCCCGCCGGATGCCTTCCAGATCTGGCATTCGTCGCAGATCGAAGGGAACGGATCTAACTTCGTGAGTTTCCGCAACGCGGAATCCGACGGGATCCTCGAGGTCTACCGTACGGAATTCGACATGGATCGGCGGATCGAACTGTACCGACGCTTCCAGGAGATCCTCCACGAGGAACAGCCCTATACCTTCCTCTGGAAATCGCGTGTCGCCAGTGCGTACAGCCGGCGCTTCCACGGCGTCAACTGGTATCCGGCCGGCGCCGTGAACCAGGAGTGGTGGGTTGAGCCCGCCGACCGGATGTATCAGTAA
- a CDS encoding amidohydrolase family protein: MQIIDAHQHLWDTAELSYPWLEGFDALRQRYGPEDYRAAFEGIDITRSVHIEADPAPGAEVAEVDRLVRIAAEDGMIGAIVPTAPLESEDREETLERLAADYPMVVGIRRMAWHHEDPAFYSWPSLIEGVKVLPKYGYTFELCANVTQLDAAVTLVRATPEVTHAINHCGGPDIAAGGFEPWADYMNQLAGFPNTVCKISGLVTRAKENWTADDLRPYIDHLIDIFGFDRVMYGSDWPVCTLAATYRAWFETLVAAVAGVSEEDRRKLFHDNAREFYRLG, translated from the coding sequence TTGCAGATCATCGATGCGCATCAGCATCTCTGGGATACGGCCGAACTGAGTTATCCCTGGCTGGAAGGATTCGACGCCCTTCGGCAGCGGTATGGACCGGAGGACTACCGGGCTGCGTTCGAAGGCATCGATATCACCAGGTCCGTACATATCGAAGCGGACCCCGCCCCCGGCGCCGAGGTGGCCGAGGTGGACCGGCTCGTGCGCATAGCCGCCGAGGACGGCATGATCGGCGCGATCGTCCCCACGGCGCCCCTGGAATCGGAGGACCGCGAGGAGACCCTGGAGCGGCTTGCCGCGGACTACCCCATGGTGGTCGGCATTCGCCGCATGGCCTGGCATCACGAAGACCCGGCGTTCTACAGCTGGCCGTCCCTGATCGAAGGCGTCAAGGTGCTGCCGAAGTACGGGTACACCTTTGAACTATGCGCCAACGTCACGCAGCTGGACGCGGCGGTGACCCTTGTTCGCGCGACGCCCGAGGTGACCCACGCCATCAACCACTGCGGGGGGCCGGATATCGCGGCGGGCGGCTTCGAGCCGTGGGCGGACTACATGAACCAGCTGGCCGGGTTTCCCAACACGGTCTGCAAGATTTCCGGGCTCGTGACCCGGGCGAAGGAGAACTGGACCGCGGACGACCTGAGACCCTACATCGACCATCTGATCGATATCTTCGGGTTCGACCGGGTGATGTACGGAAGCGACTGGCCGGTCTGTACGCTCGCGGCGACCTACCGGGCGTGGTTCGAAACTCTCGTTGCCGCGGTGGCGGGCGTCTCCGAGGAGGACCGCCGCAAGTTGTTCCACGATAATGCCCGGGAGTTTTACCGACTGGGATGA
- a CDS encoding aminotransferase class I/II-fold pyridoxal phosphate-dependent enzyme — translation MKLSFGAAVQRTAEALGAQGNDANQIAKIVCDQDPEGYNYGIGIVVDGKGRAWPTSETLLNHARAEIDHSLLGEYMSTASLAAPLKEAVLRWQRIPEDYWDRFSLLIPSDAGTGAVKTAVEMAMQLYPDLQAIGVEELSWPAYKAIARMSRISCREFPIGDVMDAPDLLRIYQAGPMNTTGRVQSLETMCERVAAAKGRPVLLDRAYSGFEYARLLESRGYDEIMAMSYDDQIRPFIENDVPFWVSVSPTKSFGTFALRPCGMLLVHLADASRSDEVAALANTVTRARGSSFEHPVTRAFVSALVNDLESLEREHAAILRRVATAEKAWKDQCAGSPLSELFTDRYAGLFRNPRVEDEAPAAIYDAHLYPVFTPGRCRLNITGLPEDEDIAGGHVEVFARFCRG, via the coding sequence ATGAAACTGTCCTTCGGCGCCGCCGTACAGCGAACGGCGGAAGCGCTGGGTGCCCAGGGTAACGATGCCAACCAGATCGCGAAGATCGTATGCGACCAGGACCCCGAAGGGTACAACTACGGCATCGGCATCGTCGTGGACGGGAAGGGCCGGGCATGGCCGACTTCCGAGACGCTGCTCAACCATGCCAGGGCCGAAATCGACCACAGCCTGCTCGGTGAATATATGAGCACCGCGTCGCTCGCGGCACCGCTCAAGGAAGCCGTGCTGCGCTGGCAGCGCATCCCCGAGGACTACTGGGACCGCTTCTCGCTGCTGATTCCCTCGGACGCGGGCACCGGCGCGGTAAAGACTGCGGTTGAAATGGCCATGCAGCTCTATCCGGACCTGCAGGCGATCGGCGTGGAAGAACTGTCCTGGCCCGCATACAAGGCGATCGCCCGGATGAGCCGGATCTCCTGCCGCGAGTTTCCCATCGGTGACGTGATGGACGCCCCGGACCTCCTGCGGATCTACCAGGCTGGCCCGATGAACACGACCGGCCGCGTCCAGTCCCTCGAGACCATGTGCGAACGTGTCGCCGCGGCAAAGGGCCGCCCCGTGCTGCTGGACCGGGCCTATTCCGGATTCGAGTATGCCCGTCTCCTCGAGTCCCGCGGGTACGACGAGATCATGGCCATGAGTTATGACGACCAGATCCGGCCCTTCATCGAGAACGACGTGCCCTTCTGGGTTTCCGTCAGCCCCACCAAGTCCTTCGGCACCTTCGCTCTGCGTCCCTGCGGGATGCTCCTGGTGCACCTGGCGGACGCGTCCCGGTCCGACGAAGTGGCCGCACTGGCCAATACGGTGACGCGCGCCCGGGGTTCGTCTTTCGAACATCCGGTAACGCGGGCATTCGTCTCCGCGCTGGTCAACGACCTGGAATCCCTGGAGCGTGAACACGCAGCCATACTTCGGCGGGTCGCCACGGCGGAGAAAGCCTGGAAGGACCAATGCGCCGGTTCGCCGCTCTCCGAGCTGTTCACGGACCGCTATGCCGGTCTGTTCCGCAATCCCCGCGTCGAGGACGAGGCCCCGGCGGCGATCTACGACGCCCATCTGTATCCTGTTTTCACTCCCGGACGTTGCAGGCTCAATATCACGGGCCTTCCTGAGGACGAAGACATCGCCGGTGGCCACGTGGAGGTTTTCGCCCGGTTTTGCCGTGGATAG
- a CDS encoding zinc-binding dehydrogenase has protein sequence MKAGQVVARERIEIVEAERPDLALERTDPDGLKDLVLVRTVNAAICGSDHPVFTGPANYPVAPGVSLHESIGVIEKSWSNGCREGDLVLALPTGSSAMAEYFLGVGASVTPLPEGLPQEQLLMAQPLGTVLYCLRKLGHWFNAEVAIVGQGPMGLLFTAMMRNLGAALIIGVDQYDNRLAAAKEMGATHTVNTAGTDPVEAVNEITGGRMADVVIEVVGVEETFNLCVKLARRNARFINFGVPKTPQYTADIFDLFRKNIQLTTSVGPDIQIDFASAMRMIGEGRVDVSPMISHKLPFARVQDGFEMATGRKGECIKIVIDFEEKGLGR, from the coding sequence ATGAAAGCAGGACAAGTCGTCGCACGGGAACGCATCGAAATCGTGGAAGCCGAACGGCCGGACCTCGCGCTGGAGCGAACCGATCCGGACGGGTTGAAGGACCTCGTGCTCGTTCGAACCGTAAACGCCGCCATCTGCGGCAGCGACCATCCGGTTTTCACCGGTCCGGCGAACTATCCCGTGGCGCCGGGCGTGTCCCTGCATGAAAGTATAGGCGTCATTGAAAAGTCGTGGTCGAACGGATGTCGGGAAGGAGATCTCGTCCTGGCCCTGCCAACCGGCTCGAGCGCCATGGCCGAGTATTTCCTCGGAGTGGGCGCGTCCGTGACGCCGCTTCCGGAGGGCCTGCCCCAGGAACAGCTTTTGATGGCCCAGCCCCTGGGTACCGTGTTGTATTGCCTTCGTAAACTGGGCCACTGGTTCAACGCGGAGGTCGCCATCGTCGGCCAGGGTCCCATGGGATTGCTCTTCACGGCCATGATGCGCAACCTTGGCGCGGCGCTGATCATCGGTGTCGATCAGTACGACAACAGGTTGGCCGCCGCGAAGGAGATGGGAGCGACCCACACGGTGAATACGGCAGGTACCGATCCGGTGGAGGCCGTGAACGAGATTACCGGCGGCCGGATGGCCGACGTGGTGATCGAGGTCGTGGGCGTCGAGGAGACCTTCAACCTGTGCGTCAAACTGGCCCGTCGCAATGCGCGGTTCATCAACTTCGGTGTCCCGAAAACTCCGCAGTACACGGCCGACATCTTCGATCTATTTCGCAAGAACATCCAGTTGACGACTTCGGTCGGCCCGGATATCCAGATCGACTTCGCCAGTGCCATGCGCATGATCGGCGAAGGCCGCGTCGATGTTTCGCCCATGATCTCCCATAAACTGCCCTTCGCCAGGGTCCAGGACGGTTTCGAAATGGCCACCGGGCGCAAGGGAGAGTGCATCAAGATTGTCATCGATTTCGAGGAGAAAGGCCTGGGCAGGTAG
- a CDS encoding peptide ABC transporter substrate-binding protein — MYPGLLLYFLLLFLPIFEVARDAQGQPGPEGQPGATMQPAPKAQPVNTVGRTMPPDAAPLARQVYSFHLPEPTTLDIGIAVYEATGAVFSFEGLTRLDHNNELTPAAADRWEASPDGTRWTFHLRRGARWSDGRPVTAHDFEYAFKRMVDPASANRNASFYYEIEGAKAFNQGLTRDADSVGVRAIDDHTLEIRTTLPCPYLPYIASFPTSVPVPRWQVEKYGPGWSEPGRFVTNSTFKLDSWDHGARFEFVLDPNYNGPHKGFVERIIGKFLDTRMMAGGTLSYENDEIDQQDVTPIDLPRIRSHPGLSRELHVSKDFMTHFLFFNADFPPFDNLKVRQAISHAIDREAICRVLLQGMGMPAWSMLPPGFPGYADGKFRDIQRFDPELARQRLREAGYPEGRGFPRIEMWINNMARQQVGQAIQEMLKSHLGIDMTLRVVENISYRTAQYQRKIPFSLIQYHYDYPDPNNMLAMVWRSQPAGYSRHPWINAEFDRLVDEAASEMDTARRFRLYDQAQRILAEDVGAVFLYYGMKASLRKPWLKGIKRDLDGEYPFWGNNTGYFDIYIGDAKP, encoded by the coding sequence ATGTATCCCGGCCTTCTGCTGTATTTTCTACTGCTCTTCCTTCCAATTTTTGAAGTCGCTCGAGACGCACAAGGCCAGCCCGGACCCGAAGGCCAGCCCGGGGCCACGATGCAGCCCGCACCCAAGGCGCAGCCCGTCAATACGGTGGGCCGGACCATGCCCCCGGATGCGGCGCCCCTCGCGCGGCAGGTGTATTCCTTCCATCTGCCGGAACCCACGACGCTCGATATCGGTATCGCCGTCTACGAGGCGACCGGCGCGGTGTTTTCCTTCGAAGGCCTCACCCGGCTGGATCACAACAACGAACTCACACCGGCCGCAGCCGATCGATGGGAAGCTTCTCCCGACGGCACGCGCTGGACCTTCCACCTGCGACGCGGCGCGAGGTGGAGCGACGGCCGGCCCGTCACGGCCCACGATTTCGAGTATGCCTTCAAGCGGATGGTCGATCCGGCCAGCGCGAACCGCAACGCTTCCTTCTACTACGAAATCGAAGGCGCGAAGGCCTTCAACCAGGGACTGACCCGGGACGCGGATTCCGTCGGCGTCCGGGCCATCGACGACCATACGCTGGAGATTCGGACCACGCTGCCCTGTCCCTATCTCCCATATATCGCCTCTTTCCCCACCTCCGTTCCGGTACCCCGCTGGCAGGTGGAGAAATACGGTCCGGGCTGGTCCGAACCCGGCCGGTTCGTGACCAACTCCACCTTCAAACTGGATTCATGGGATCACGGCGCCCGCTTCGAATTCGTTCTGGACCCGAACTACAACGGCCCCCACAAGGGATTCGTGGAGCGGATCATCGGGAAATTCCTGGATACCCGCATGATGGCCGGCGGCACGCTGTCCTACGAAAACGACGAGATCGACCAGCAGGACGTGACCCCCATCGACCTACCGCGCATCCGAAGCCATCCCGGGCTTTCAAGGGAACTTCACGTCAGCAAGGATTTCATGACCCATTTTCTCTTCTTCAACGCGGACTTCCCTCCTTTCGACAACCTGAAGGTACGCCAGGCAATCAGCCACGCGATCGACCGGGAGGCCATCTGCCGCGTACTGCTCCAGGGCATGGGTATGCCGGCCTGGTCGATGCTGCCGCCGGGGTTCCCCGGCTACGCGGACGGAAAGTTCCGGGACATCCAGCGCTTCGACCCGGAACTGGCCAGACAGCGCCTGCGCGAGGCGGGATATCCGGAGGGACGCGGGTTTCCCAGGATCGAGATGTGGATCAACAACATGGCCCGGCAGCAGGTCGGCCAGGCCATACAGGAGATGCTCAAATCTCACCTGGGAATCGATATGACGTTACGCGTCGTGGAGAACATCTCCTACCGAACCGCCCAGTACCAGCGGAAGATCCCCTTCAGCCTCATTCAGTACCACTACGACTATCCCGACCCGAACAACATGCTCGCCATGGTATGGAGGTCCCAACCGGCCGGCTACAGCCGCCATCCCTGGATAAACGCCGAATTCGACCGCCTGGTCGACGAGGCGGCATCGGAAATGGACACGGCCCGGCGGTTCCGGTTGTACGACCAGGCCCAGCGGATTCTCGCCGAGGACGTGGGCGCCGTGTTTCTCTACTACGGCATGAAGGCTTCGTTGCGGAAACCCTGGCTCAAGGGCATCAAGCGCGATCTTGACGGCGAATACCCCTTCTGGGGCAATAACACGGGTTACTTCGACATCTATATCGGCGATGCGAAACCATAG
- a CDS encoding ABC transporter permease has translation MLGYILQRSLLMVPTLVGITVISFFIMHLAPGDPVDLFLGGVAGGEGLASDRQQDIEKTREELRRQLGLDRPVHVQYFNWVTALFLKVETISAFDRSALLADGLLERLDASERRALAGLDRETQKERFLVLVRERAPGEVSDLERSSFWEGRTFSAEGNYTYRGAGIELLTLAEYRFVTLDFGRSFKDNQPVIARVMERLPVTLEINIIAIVIAYLVGLPLGVWLAVKQNTLTDRMLTTGTFVLWSMPSFWVGMLLIIFLCNREFFYWFPASGIQSLEASSDWSFWRLLTDHLYHMFLPVLASAYISFATISRFMRTSMLENLRQDYVRTARAKGLSEKVVILRHVYRNSLIPIVTTSAGLLPALIAGSVFIETIFTIPGMGLLGFESVLTRDYPMVMALFTIGSLLSLLGILVADILLKVVDPRITFDQLQG, from the coding sequence ATGCTCGGTTACATCCTTCAACGCTCGCTCCTCATGGTCCCCACACTCGTCGGGATCACGGTGATCTCCTTCTTCATCATGCACCTGGCCCCCGGCGATCCCGTGGACCTGTTCCTCGGCGGCGTGGCCGGCGGCGAGGGGCTGGCATCCGACCGGCAACAGGACATCGAAAAGACCCGCGAGGAACTGCGCAGGCAACTTGGCCTGGACCGGCCGGTCCACGTGCAGTACTTCAACTGGGTCACGGCGTTGTTCCTGAAAGTCGAGACCATCAGCGCGTTCGACCGAAGCGCGCTGCTCGCGGACGGGTTGCTGGAACGGCTCGATGCGTCGGAACGCCGGGCACTGGCGGGGCTGGACAGGGAGACACAGAAAGAACGGTTCCTTGTCCTTGTGCGCGAACGCGCGCCAGGGGAAGTGAGCGATCTGGAACGATCTTCTTTCTGGGAAGGCAGGACCTTCAGCGCCGAGGGCAACTATACCTACCGGGGCGCGGGGATCGAACTCCTGACACTCGCGGAATACCGCTTCGTCACGCTGGACTTCGGCCGTTCCTTCAAGGACAACCAGCCCGTCATCGCCCGGGTCATGGAGCGGTTGCCCGTAACGCTCGAGATCAACATCATCGCGATCGTCATTGCCTACCTGGTGGGCCTGCCCCTTGGCGTCTGGCTCGCGGTCAAGCAGAATACCCTCACGGACCGGATGCTGACCACCGGAACCTTCGTCCTGTGGTCCATGCCTTCCTTCTGGGTGGGCATGCTGTTGATCATCTTCCTGTGCAACCGGGAGTTCTTCTACTGGTTCCCGGCCTCGGGCATACAGTCGCTTGAAGCGTCAAGCGACTGGAGTTTCTGGCGGCTGCTCACGGACCACTTGTACCACATGTTCCTGCCCGTGCTGGCCTCCGCCTATATCAGCTTCGCGACGATCTCCCGGTTCATGCGAACGAGCATGCTGGAGAATCTGCGGCAGGACTACGTGCGGACCGCCCGGGCCAAAGGGTTGTCGGAGAAAGTCGTCATCCTGCGGCACGTGTACCGCAACTCGCTGATCCCGATCGTGACCACGTCCGCCGGGTTGCTGCCGGCCCTGATCGCCGGATCCGTGTTCATCGAAACGATTTTCACCATCCCCGGCATGGGGCTGCTCGGATTCGAGTCGGTGCTGACCCGGGATTACCCCATGGTCATGGCGCTTTTCACCATAGGCTCCCTGCTTTCGCTGCTGGGTATCCTGGTCGCGGACATCCTGCTCAAGGTGGTCGATCCGCGGATCACCTTCGACCAGTTGCAGGGATAG
- a CDS encoding cytochrome c oxidase subunit 3, protein MSVVTKPGTQTDTQTELLEPEVRDREWVRVPGSGGGRTGSERRETGTGDGGREGDDRGGGGRGGGGGDDGPPGSPPAAPPAMGTNVLGMLVFIASEAVLFLTLIVTFAVVRTGYPEWPPSDQPRLPVMMSLFNTLVLLGSGAAMYGAWRSIQRGLVPSSRRLLNTAALLGILFLVVQGVEWVRLIDFGLTVTQNIYGAVFYVMIGMHALHVFIAVLGLLYVSRRFSKGAYSREAHEGLTMGGMFWGFVVLVWPFLFVFVYLL, encoded by the coding sequence ATGTCTGTCGTGACGAAGCCCGGTACGCAAACCGATACGCAGACTGAGCTGCTGGAACCGGAAGTCAGGGACCGTGAGTGGGTACGTGTCCCCGGCTCCGGCGGCGGGCGTACCGGATCAGAACGGCGCGAAACCGGAACCGGCGATGGCGGCCGGGAAGGTGACGACCGTGGAGGTGGCGGCCGGGGTGGCGGCGGCGGTGACGACGGACCGCCCGGTTCCCCTCCCGCGGCACCGCCGGCCATGGGGACCAACGTGCTGGGCATGCTCGTGTTCATTGCCAGCGAGGCTGTCCTCTTCCTGACGCTGATCGTCACGTTCGCCGTTGTACGGACGGGCTACCCGGAATGGCCGCCTTCGGACCAGCCCAGGCTCCCCGTGATGATGTCCCTCTTCAATACCCTTGTCCTGCTGGGCAGCGGCGCGGCCATGTACGGTGCGTGGCGGTCCATCCAGCGCGGACTTGTGCCGTCTTCCAGGCGTTTGCTGAACACGGCCGCGCTACTTGGCATCCTTTTCCTGGTGGTGCAGGGCGTGGAATGGGTCCGGCTGATCGATTTCGGCCTGACCGTCACCCAGAATATATACGGCGCGGTTTTCTACGTAATGATCGGGATGCATGCGCTGCACGTTTTCATCGCCGTCCTGGGGTTGCTCTACGTGTCGCGCAGGTTCAGCAAAGGCGCATATTCCCGCGAAGCACACGAAGGCCTGACCATGGGCGGGATGTTCTGGGGATTCGTCGTGCTCGTCTGGCCCTTTCTATTCGTTTTCGTCTACCTCCTGTGA